In the Nicotiana tabacum cultivar K326 chromosome 16, ASM71507v2, whole genome shotgun sequence genome, one interval contains:
- the LOC107822267 gene encoding uncharacterized protein LOC107822267 isoform X1, translated as MDGVISAMDQQMLVSSFLEITVGQTADTARQFLQVTSWNLEEAIQLSYIGNEGGAAASVNSSQLGNDALLGDRSLSSSGVGGSSREPRLVAPSCNFEEEMKCPGVLEAEKRSTPTTDAVQDNLASLCHPPFALMYHGPFEKNLLARVGEPEVTKFSGVGAFRSYIANAFKCLRHLPPFSYSNTTAEKIPKLAGVGKFKDLEKNDCNCSAVDSSWNEKGRSRLNSNAALNVKEERVLLLVATLLATVIYTAVSHLPYFIATANHISDGDNTGRLLQCIRDSSITSPFILFNSTGFVASLAIVMSILRSLPLKLWTQTTIFMYFVSYMSMIMTMLPLGSWLVLFLSVPLLLLAASGKLCNFARVKTCSSATYLKDQVLGEI; from the exons ATGGACGGCGTAATTTCTGCGATGGACCAGCAGATGTTAGTTTCGTCTTTCCTTGAAATCACCGTTGGTCAAACCGCCGATACTGCCCGACAGTTCCTCCAG GTAACAAGTTGGAATCTTGAGGAAGCAATTCAGCTTTCCTACATCGGAAATGAGGGTGGGGCAGCAGCATCTGTTAATTCTTCACAATTGGGAAATGATGCACTTCTTGGTGATCGGAGCTTGAG TTCATCGGGAGTGGGAGGTTCATCACGTGAACCTCGATTAGTTGCTCCCTCCTGCAACTTTGAGGAGGAAATGAAGTGTCCTGGAGTTCTGGAGGCAGAGAAACGTTCTACTCCTACAACAGATGCTGTTCAAGACAATCTTGCTTCTTTGTGTCATCCTCCTTTTGCCTTGATGTACCATGGGCCTTTTGAGAAG AATTTGCTGGCACGTGTTGGTGAGCCAGAAGTCACCAAGTTTTCGGGTGTCGGTGCTTTCAGATCGTACATAGCTAACGCTTTTAAATGCTTGCGTCATCTACCTCCTTTTAGTTATAGCAACACGACAGCAGAGAAGATCCCTAAGCTGGCTGGAGTTGGCAAGTTCAAAGACCTAGAAAAGAATGACTGCAACTGCTCTGCTGTAGATTCTTCCTGGAATGAGAAGGGGAGATCACGATTAAATAGCAATGCTGCCCTCAATGTAAAGGAAGAACGTGTTCTATTACTTGTGGCTACTCTATTAGCTACTGTAATTTATACAGCAGTTTCTCACTTGCCCTACTTCATTGCCACGGCTAATCACATCTCTGACGGTGATAATACAGGTCGACTGCTTCAATGTATAAGAGATTCGTCCATTACTTCTCCATTCATATTATTTAATTCAACAGGTTTTGTAGCGTCATTAGCTATTGTTATGTCCATTCTGCGCAGTTTACCATTGAAACTGTGGACTCAGACGAcaatatttatgtattttgtctcCTACATGAGCATGATCATGACAATGTTACCACTGGGATCCTGGCTGGTACTCTTCCTTTCCGTCCCATTACTATTATTGGCAGCTTCTGGAAAACTGTGCAACTTTGCCAGAGTAAAGACTTGCAGTTCTGCTACTTATTTAAAGGATCAGGTACTTGGAGAGATCTGA
- the LOC107822267 gene encoding uncharacterized protein LOC107822267 isoform X2, whose product MKSIMLRISYPSEICTKRLADTGICISSNVTSWNLEEAIQLSYIGNEGGAAASVNSSQLGNDALLGDRSLSSSGVGGSSREPRLVAPSCNFEEEMKCPGVLEAEKRSTPTTDAVQDNLASLCHPPFALMYHGPFEKNLLARVGEPEVTKFSGVGAFRSYIANAFKCLRHLPPFSYSNTTAEKIPKLAGVGKFKDLEKNDCNCSAVDSSWNEKGRSRLNSNAALNVKEERVLLLVATLLATVIYTAVSHLPYFIATANHISDGDNTGRLLQCIRDSSITSPFILFNSTGFVASLAIVMSILRSLPLKLWTQTTIFMYFVSYMSMIMTMLPLGSWLVLFLSVPLLLLAASGKLCNFARVKTCSSATYLKDQVLGEI is encoded by the exons ATGAAATCTATCATGTTGCGAATTTCATACCCATCTGAAATTTGCACCAAAAGGCTAGCAGACACAGGAATCTGTATTTCATCCAAT GTAACAAGTTGGAATCTTGAGGAAGCAATTCAGCTTTCCTACATCGGAAATGAGGGTGGGGCAGCAGCATCTGTTAATTCTTCACAATTGGGAAATGATGCACTTCTTGGTGATCGGAGCTTGAG TTCATCGGGAGTGGGAGGTTCATCACGTGAACCTCGATTAGTTGCTCCCTCCTGCAACTTTGAGGAGGAAATGAAGTGTCCTGGAGTTCTGGAGGCAGAGAAACGTTCTACTCCTACAACAGATGCTGTTCAAGACAATCTTGCTTCTTTGTGTCATCCTCCTTTTGCCTTGATGTACCATGGGCCTTTTGAGAAG AATTTGCTGGCACGTGTTGGTGAGCCAGAAGTCACCAAGTTTTCGGGTGTCGGTGCTTTCAGATCGTACATAGCTAACGCTTTTAAATGCTTGCGTCATCTACCTCCTTTTAGTTATAGCAACACGACAGCAGAGAAGATCCCTAAGCTGGCTGGAGTTGGCAAGTTCAAAGACCTAGAAAAGAATGACTGCAACTGCTCTGCTGTAGATTCTTCCTGGAATGAGAAGGGGAGATCACGATTAAATAGCAATGCTGCCCTCAATGTAAAGGAAGAACGTGTTCTATTACTTGTGGCTACTCTATTAGCTACTGTAATTTATACAGCAGTTTCTCACTTGCCCTACTTCATTGCCACGGCTAATCACATCTCTGACGGTGATAATACAGGTCGACTGCTTCAATGTATAAGAGATTCGTCCATTACTTCTCCATTCATATTATTTAATTCAACAGGTTTTGTAGCGTCATTAGCTATTGTTATGTCCATTCTGCGCAGTTTACCATTGAAACTGTGGACTCAGACGAcaatatttatgtattttgtctcCTACATGAGCATGATCATGACAATGTTACCACTGGGATCCTGGCTGGTACTCTTCCTTTCCGTCCCATTACTATTATTGGCAGCTTCTGGAAAACTGTGCAACTTTGCCAGAGTAAAGACTTGCAGTTCTGCTACTTATTTAAAGGATCAGGTACTTGGAGAGATCTGA